The proteins below are encoded in one region of Bifidobacterium dentium JCM 1195 = DSM 20436:
- the folP gene encoding dihydropteroate synthase produces MVAQDMKAIHDSERTLVMGVLNITEDSFSDGGLWLDPAKAKAHGEAMMKDGADIIDIGAESTRPGAKRVSEEDEKSRVLGAVDALVPEGAILSIDTTRASVASAALEHGAQIINDVSGGRLDAELPHVVADHPESLYIVQHWRGWLAGAAGNVPDADTSVYANGVLNDVYDELMAQVDAVLSVGVKPEQVIIDPGLGFSKPGIEHNLPLLAGLERFNATGHPVLVGASRKRFIGAVLAAAGVSEPTMADRDNATAAISALSAEHGAWAVRVHDVARTRDAIAIGSAWRAYSK; encoded by the coding sequence ATGGTGGCACAGGATATGAAGGCGATTCACGATAGCGAACGCACCCTGGTGATGGGCGTGCTCAACATCACCGAAGACTCGTTCTCAGACGGTGGATTGTGGCTCGATCCGGCAAAGGCCAAGGCACACGGCGAGGCGATGATGAAGGATGGGGCCGACATCATCGACATCGGAGCCGAATCCACCCGGCCCGGCGCCAAGCGCGTCAGCGAGGAAGACGAGAAATCCCGCGTGCTGGGAGCCGTGGATGCGTTGGTTCCCGAAGGTGCCATACTGTCCATCGACACCACACGCGCCTCGGTGGCGTCGGCGGCACTGGAGCATGGCGCGCAGATCATCAACGACGTGTCGGGCGGACGGCTGGATGCCGAACTGCCCCACGTGGTGGCCGATCACCCCGAAAGCCTGTACATCGTACAGCATTGGCGCGGTTGGCTGGCCGGAGCGGCCGGCAATGTGCCTGACGCCGACACCTCCGTGTACGCGAACGGGGTGCTGAACGACGTGTATGACGAACTGATGGCGCAGGTCGACGCAGTGCTGAGCGTCGGCGTCAAACCGGAACAGGTCATCATTGATCCGGGCCTGGGCTTTTCCAAACCGGGCATCGAACATAATCTGCCGTTGCTGGCCGGACTGGAACGGTTCAATGCCACGGGCCATCCGGTGCTGGTCGGTGCTTCGCGCAAGCGTTTCATCGGTGCGGTACTGGCCGCGGCGGGCGTCAGCGAACCGACCATGGCCGACAGGGACAACGCCACCGCCGCCATCAGCGCTTTGAGCGCCGAACATGGTGCCTGGGCGGTGCGTGTGCATGACGTGGCCCGTACCCGCGACGCCATAGCCATCGGCAGCGCTTGGCGCGCATACAGTAAGTAG
- the folK gene encoding 2-amino-4-hydroxy-6-hydroxymethyldihydropteridine diphosphokinase — protein MDQIRLTGIRAAGKHGVLDFEHERAQTFVVDATLSLDLAPAGRSDALDDTVDYGAIAKGIVAIIEGEHADLIERLAARIADMILQYPAVQRAEVTVHKPNAPIVVPFDDVSVTVERFRETGRAESADTHHAIIAMGGNQGDVLSTLRDAVRCIDGLDSTQVTGISPLYRTDAWGMPTGTPDFRNAVVSVNTKLTAPELLAGLQRIEASHGRVRTDHWTSRTLDLDIIDFDGIVSDDPDLTLPHPRAWQRAFVLGPWLALDPDAELVGAHAGSVAQLLFESSDREHINELAEDWMVADDAAASPVTGSCHEEPASLQTGSGQHRIESLARSRRAVISMDSPSTDAERRFRKAIVSIDGIPGNQVEGISPLYHVSQLDGKPDNMAAVMQISTRMGAAELITVLGSIETSVGGSLDLDLVDMEGVVSDEPNCQVPWPTARNHAAVLAPWLDMDPDARLGGDPVSFLLAMAPDTSQVGLLTDNWIIGDTL, from the coding sequence ATGGATCAGATTCGACTGACGGGAATTCGCGCGGCGGGTAAGCATGGCGTGCTTGATTTTGAGCATGAACGTGCGCAGACCTTCGTAGTGGACGCCACGCTGTCGCTCGACTTGGCACCCGCAGGCCGTTCCGACGCCCTTGACGACACCGTGGATTACGGTGCCATAGCCAAAGGCATTGTGGCCATCATCGAAGGTGAGCATGCCGATCTGATCGAAAGACTCGCCGCTCGCATCGCCGACATGATTCTGCAATATCCCGCGGTGCAACGTGCGGAAGTGACCGTGCACAAGCCGAACGCACCGATCGTCGTGCCGTTCGACGATGTCAGCGTCACCGTGGAACGCTTCCGTGAAACGGGCCGGGCCGAATCCGCCGACACGCATCATGCCATCATCGCCATGGGAGGCAATCAGGGTGATGTGCTCTCCACGCTACGCGATGCGGTGCGTTGTATCGACGGACTCGACTCCACTCAGGTCACCGGCATTTCGCCGCTATATCGCACCGACGCATGGGGCATGCCAACGGGAACACCCGACTTCCGCAATGCGGTCGTTTCCGTCAACACCAAGCTGACCGCACCCGAACTGTTGGCCGGATTGCAACGCATCGAAGCCTCCCATGGCCGCGTGCGCACCGACCATTGGACTTCGCGTACGCTCGACCTTGACATCATCGACTTCGACGGCATCGTCAGCGATGATCCAGATCTGACATTGCCGCATCCACGTGCGTGGCAGCGTGCCTTCGTGCTCGGCCCCTGGCTGGCATTGGATCCCGACGCCGAACTGGTCGGCGCGCATGCCGGATCCGTGGCACAACTGCTGTTCGAATCCTCCGATCGGGAGCACATCAACGAGCTCGCCGAAGACTGGATGGTCGCCGATGACGCCGCTGCGTCTCCCGTTACCGGTTCCTGCCACGAGGAGCCGGCCTCTTTACAAACCGGAAGCGGTCAACATCGGATCGAATCCCTAGCACGATCCCGTCGAGCCGTAATCTCCATGGACAGCCCTTCCACCGATGCAGAACGGCGGTTCCGCAAGGCGATCGTGTCGATCGACGGCATCCCCGGCAATCAGGTGGAAGGCATTTCGCCGCTGTACCATGTCAGCCAACTTGACGGCAAACCCGACAACATGGCCGCCGTCATGCAGATTTCCACACGCATGGGTGCAGCCGAACTGATCACAGTGCTCGGATCCATCGAAACATCGGTCGGCGGTAGCCTCGATCTCGATCTGGTCGATATGGAAGGCGTCGTCAGCGACGAACCGAATTGCCAGGTGCCGTGGCCCACCGCCCGCAACCATGCGGCCGTACTCGCGCCGTGGCTCGACATGGATCCGGACGCCAGGCTTGGCGGAGATCCGGTGTCGTTCCTCCTGGCCATGGCTCCGGATACGTCGCAGGTCGGTCTGCTCACCGACAACTGGATTATTGGAGATACGCTATGA
- a CDS encoding DUF3180 domain-containing protein, whose protein sequence is MKARRTPWWHYVLAAMLGLLAGLGFAKYGEITGLPLVGAPWVVPVVLIALGLMVLVLALQVHKYTTKDPLKRAQLKPLDPQKAFGTLVSCKAMGLAGAALTGWYGGQILASLPHMEAEFYSQAVIECTVAAVACLIDMIIGIVGEWLCQLPPIDGPENPKIKEAAQRQRYAAAATKSSHVQSSC, encoded by the coding sequence ATGAAGGCACGTCGCACCCCTTGGTGGCATTACGTTCTGGCCGCGATGCTCGGCCTGCTTGCCGGACTTGGTTTTGCGAAATACGGTGAGATCACCGGACTACCGCTGGTCGGTGCGCCATGGGTGGTGCCGGTGGTGCTGATCGCATTGGGCCTCATGGTGCTGGTTCTTGCGTTGCAGGTGCACAAATACACCACGAAGGATCCGCTCAAACGTGCGCAGCTGAAGCCGCTCGATCCGCAGAAAGCATTCGGCACGCTGGTGTCATGCAAGGCCATGGGATTGGCGGGAGCCGCATTGACCGGTTGGTATGGCGGGCAGATTCTGGCGAGCCTGCCTCATATGGAAGCGGAGTTCTACAGCCAGGCCGTCATCGAATGCACGGTGGCGGCGGTGGCCTGCCTGATCGACATGATCATCGGCATCGTAGGCGAATGGCTGTGCCAGCTGCCGCCTATCGACGGCCCCGAAAATCCCAAGATCAAGGAAGCCGCCCAACGTCAACGCTATGCGGCAGCGGCCACCAAATCCTCCCACGTCCAATCATCCTGCTGA
- a CDS encoding acyl-CoA thioesterase, which produces MPQPEVTPLQRLTKVLKLGTPSTYRDHTYVNGESLYFPTGRVYGGQVIAQSLIAASKTVDPSRLPNSIHGYFISAGDIHQDLLFDVENLRDGRSFSARRVNVTQAQGSILTAIASFQEHGQEGVEFADPMPEDVPDPETLTSAKEIMEPYAEQSSYAKYYAQKSPFDIRHVTQTIMLGADTKSARRDSGKQMVWMRADGEVDVPQVMHRAMLAMGCDQVMLEPVLRRAGLSIATPGISFASIDHSMWWYRDIDINQWHLYVQDTPTAAHGRGLGQAKVYTQDGTLVACMAQEAMIRVPQEDLR; this is translated from the coding sequence ATGCCACAGCCAGAAGTCACACCGTTGCAGCGACTGACGAAAGTGCTCAAGCTGGGTACGCCTTCCACTTACCGCGATCATACGTATGTGAACGGCGAAAGCCTGTACTTCCCCACCGGACGCGTCTATGGCGGTCAGGTGATCGCGCAGTCGCTGATCGCCGCATCGAAAACGGTGGATCCGTCACGATTGCCCAATTCGATTCATGGCTATTTCATATCGGCCGGCGATATTCATCAGGATCTGTTGTTCGACGTGGAAAACCTTCGCGACGGTCGTTCCTTCTCGGCCCGTCGAGTGAATGTCACGCAGGCGCAGGGTTCGATTCTGACCGCCATCGCCAGCTTCCAGGAGCATGGTCAGGAGGGTGTCGAGTTCGCCGATCCGATGCCCGAGGATGTGCCGGATCCGGAGACGCTGACAAGCGCGAAGGAAATCATGGAACCGTACGCGGAGCAGTCGTCGTATGCCAAGTATTATGCCCAGAAGTCGCCGTTCGACATCCGGCACGTTACGCAGACCATCATGCTGGGGGCCGATACGAAGAGTGCCCGCAGGGATTCCGGCAAGCAGATGGTTTGGATGAGGGCGGATGGCGAGGTGGATGTGCCACAAGTCATGCATCGTGCGATGTTGGCCATGGGTTGCGATCAGGTCATGCTGGAGCCGGTGCTGCGTCGTGCCGGTCTGAGCATCGCCACTCCGGGCATCTCGTTCGCGTCGATTGATCATTCGATGTGGTGGTACCGCGACATCGACATCAACCAGTGGCATCTGTACGTGCAGGATACGCCGACCGCAGCGCACGGACGAGGCTTGGGCCAAGCGAAGGTGTATACGCAGGACGGCACGCTGGTGGCGTGCATGGCGCAAGAGGCCATGATTCGCGTGCCGCAAGAGGATCTGCGGTAG